From a single Caloenas nicobarica isolate bCalNic1 chromosome 12, bCalNic1.hap1, whole genome shotgun sequence genomic region:
- the UTP14A gene encoding U3 small nucleolar RNA-associated protein 14 homolog A, with the protein MAEEWLGMEAAVSASEGEDEGQEDGERRHQQLLQAVSDLSGRKRRKLAERTEASVQVSEFNVSCKGTGEKLVLSELLQPIRPKSTLSSVKKELTRVKQKKAVELPLSKEEAKRVVREAAYVRTSKDVGKWQQVVLQNRRAEQLVFPLKQEIATVVPLEQVVSAWKARTPLEQEIFGLLHKTQQPVTDPLLTPEETASLQAMSLEEARQRRAELQKARVVQSYYEAKARREKKIKSKKYHRVLKKSKRRKALKEFELLHKSDPEAALARLEELEQLRMQERMSLKHQNKGKWARSKAIMAKYDLEARKAMQEQLAKNKELMQKVQVELPEDEPGDVPEEDLTSVTIPVGARGANPWMLGKPSGPVEEPEVQEGLGDIAVPDAAETEEEMSEEEALLQDFAQKRNVRQQRAGSPEGPGADETEAVSELPGDSPIHPICAEEEQASMRLKQPPQAQEDILLSEQLRRVQSMEDVDALASEEHVEEQEKPMAARSEKPMATRAKKQVQQQEEGRAGNGCAKKPPAKKKIISLQAVLAGKPQEVQCPSLPMVMEDEEGGSDQRGVITEAFAGDDVVADFRREKRKAEQATKPQPVNLVLPGWGEWGGTGLKPSTKKTKRFMLKPPPAPPRKDQHLPHVIMSEKRNIHAAAHQVSELPFPFERHQQFEQSIQTPLGPTWNTQRAFQKLTAPRVVTRAGHIIQPISAEDVPNTATEAGSGAKPALEIVPKRQEQPLRHPHRKAR; encoded by the exons ATGGCGGAGGAGTGGCTGGGGATGGAGGCGGCCGTGAGCGCCAGCGAGGGCGAGGATGAG gggcaggaggacGGCGAGAGgcggcaccagcagctcctgcaggcgGTCAGCGACCTCTCCGGACGGAAGCG gcGGAAGCTGGCAGAGCGCACAGAGGCAAGTGTGCAGGTGTCCGAGTTCAATGTCAGCTGCAAAG GTACTGGGGAGAAGCTGGTTCTGTCCGAGCTCCTGCAGCCCATCCGTCCCAAATCCACCCTGAGCAGCGTGAAGAAAGAGCTGACCAGAGTGAAGCAGAAAAAGGCAGTGGAGCTGCCCCTCAGCAAAGAGGAGGCAAAGCGG GTCGTGAGGGAAGCTGCCTATGTCCGGACCTCTAAAGACGTGGGCAAATGGCAGCAGGTGGTTTTGCAGAACCGACGGGCAGAGCAGTTGGTGTTCCCTCTGAAGCAGGAGATCGCTACCGTCGTCCCCCTGGAACAAGTGGTTTCAGCATGGAAG GCCCGAACTCCCCTGGAGCAGGAGATCTTCGGACTGCTTCACAAGACACAGCAGCCTGTCACAGACCCGCTCCTGACACCAGAGGAGACAGCCTCACTGCAGGCAAtgagcttggaggag GCCCGGCAGCggcgggcagagctgcagaaggcTCGGGTCGTGCAGTCCTACTATGAAGCCAAGGCTCGGCGAGAGAAGAAGATCAAGAGCAAGAA GTACCATCGCgtgctgaagaaaagcaagagacgCAAGGCCTTAAAGGAGTTTGAGCTGCTGCATAAGTCGGACCCTGAGGCTGCCTTGGCaaggctggaggagctggagcagctcaggATGCAG GAGCGGATGAGTCTCAAGCAccagaacaagggaaaatggGCCCGCTCCAAGGCCATTATGGCTAAGTATGACCTGGAG GCCCGCAAGGCCATGCAGGAGCAGCTGGCCAAGAACAAAGAGTTGATGCAGAAGGTGCAGGTGGAGCTGCCTGAGGATGAGCCAGGTGATGTGCCTGAGGAGGACCTCACATCAGTGACCATCCCTGTGGGTGCCAGGGGAGCAAATCCCTGGATGCTGGGCAAGCCCAGTGGCCCAGTCGAGGAGCCTGAGGTGCAGGAGGGTCTTGGAGACATTGCGGTGCCTGATGCTGCGGAGACCGAGGAGGAGATGTCGGAGGAGGAAGCTCTGCTACAAGACTTTGCGCAGAAACGGAATGTGCGTCAGCAGCGGGCAGGGAGCCCTGAGGGACCAG GTGCTGATGAGACGGAGGCAGTTTCTGAATTGCCAGGGGACAGCCCCATCCACCCCATCTGTgctgaggaggagcaggcaAGCATGAGGCTCAAGCAGCCTCCCCAGGCCCAGGAGGATATCCTGCTGTCAGAGCAGCTGCGCCGAGTGCAGTCGATGGAGGATGTCGATGCTTTGGCCTCTGAGGAGCATGTGGAAGAGCAGGAGAAGCCGATGGCTGCGAGATCGGAGAAGCCAATGGCCACAAGAGCGAAGAAGcaagtgcagcagcaggaggaaggcagagctgggaatgGTTGTGCCAAGAAACCACCAGCCAAGAAGAAGATCATCAGCCTGCAGGCCGTGTTGGCTGGGAAGCCCCAGGAGGTTCAGTGCCCCAGCCTGCCCATGGTCATGGAGGACGAG gagGGTGGCAGTGACCAAAGAGGTGTCATCACAGAGGCCTTTGCTGGGGATGACGTGGTCGCTGACTTTCGCCGGGAGAAGCGCAAGGCAGAGCAGGCCACGAAGCCGCAGCCGGTGAACTtggtgctgccaggctggggcgAGTGGGGAGGCACAGGACTGAAGCCCAgcaccaagaaaacaaaacg GTTCATGCTCAAGCCACCTCCAGCGCCTCCCAGGAAGGACCAGCACTTGCCCCACGTCATTATGAGCGAGAAGCGCAACATCCACGCGGCAGCACATCAG GTCAGTGAGCTGCCCTTCCCCTTTGAGAGGCACCAGCAGTTTGAGCAGAGCATCCAGACACCCCTGGGCCCCACGTGGAACACGCAGCGTGCCTTCCAGAAGCTGACTGCACCCCGCGTCGTT